From the genome of Solanum stenotomum isolate F172 chromosome 5, ASM1918654v1, whole genome shotgun sequence:
GAAGTAATAATATTAGTATCTTTATTACCAAAAGAAATCTTGGATTCTTAGGTCGTGCTAGGTGTTGTTGAATTCAGTTAAAAGTGAAAATTTACTAAGTAACATTCATAATAATGGATTAATGATTGCTATTTACTTGGTTGATTAGTAGACGGTAAGAGGCTGCATCATGAATCTCCAATGCTACCCTTTAAACCTAACGTCTCATGCCCGGCTTTTGATTAACTAAATTTTGAGGTGCAATAAATTATGTTTCTTAATTTTGAGGACATGGATATTGATTTTTAGAAGTATCTGTTTTGTGGAGAAGAAGAATTTTTGCCGTTGTGAgcatcaaattaaatattgtcCTAGACGTTCTTAAGTTTTATGGTCATTTGGTTGCCAAATTTTAGGAGATAGATGGCTTATGTGAATAACTTTAACATCTTAATaacttttatgcatgttttatagtgattttattttatattaacatTTTAATGACAGTTTTGCATATCGTATAATGACtttctactttctttttttttaatgacaagggaacccgcagccgctaccctttgggtgtgcacagggtaaaacccccgctcctatgcaatactTTCTACTTACACTCCTCATAAAGTCGATGCACCAGCATCTGTATGTTGGTGTTATTAAGGTAAAATTTTGATTGATACACCTCAGCAAATCGCATCTAGTTTAACTTGtgaaattaggtcttaggcctaagtcacaccccaaaagcttaGCTCAAAGGGAGAAGGATatcccaagccttataaggagtccacccatctcattaaccaccaatgggaaacttttgtcattctttaacacctcacctcacgcccagtgcttagtATCTGGTGCAtgggcaattttgattttgggggccccaacatTGGGTGGGATGGGCTACCATGtgaaattaggtcttaggcttaactcacaccccaaaagctaccTCAAAGGGATGAtaattgcccaagccttataaggagtccaccatctcattaaccaccaatgtgggacttttgtcattctttaacataaCTAATACCTTTTGCGAAAACTATCtgattttttcagtttttcacTCTTCTTAGCTATAGTACTGAAAGAGTTGGTACAAAGCTATCTGACAAATGATCCCTGCAAGTAGTTTTTGGTGTTTCAAAGAAAGAAATCGCAAAAGTTTTGATGGAGCTTCAACTTCAAGTCACTCTCTGAAAGCTAAATGTCtactctcttcttttttctggAGATATTGgtctttataaataatattgatcaGTTCTTTGGATTTTGTTAGCTCCCTGAACTTATGATTGGAATGTCTTATGTAATGGagctaattttttcttttgtaccTAATGCAAATTGGTGCAGAGATGTATATCATTTATCATATGGAGTAATTGGTGTAAGTTGCAATGCATAAATATTATTATGGGTGCGAAATCCGGAAGGGTAAGCTTATTTCTTTTCATGGATATGAATCAAgtctaagttgctcggactcgggtGAGGGTCTCCGATACGGGTGCGGATCTAGAGGTCGGATCTttcatgatctaatttttaagattcaGGGATATGGATCCATGTATGGATACGGGTGCGGGATTCACCtaaatgtaattaaaatatctaaatagagttataaaacctaaattatgagatattatgtggAGAACTTGAGGAGAATCTTGGAAGGAGATTAAAGGAAAATGAGtgacatagaaatttctatataaaatgtattccattttcttcaatttcaccatagcttttgtattgattatagaaatcattaaaactgtCCAGTCTTTCTCCATCCATattggtcaaagtacccaaacttaGTTGACCAAATCGGACACGGATCCCACACCCATGTCGTGTCGACATGTGTGCGGCACCAAAAGtaaagagtccgagcaacttagaaTCAAGTCGTCTGAGATGGACTACTAATCTTCAAATTGGTCAGGGAACCATACATGTAATGAATATTGTTATAAACAAGGATGGTAGACTGCCAACTCCCTTAGACCCGTATAAACGGACCATCATTTTCTTTTCAACATAGTGTCCATATCTCCAAAGCAGAAACTATACTTGAATGCGGATTTGTGAAAATAGAGAAGTGTGCACTTGAGTGGGATCTATTCTTTCTTAGTTCTGAACTGGATGCTGGTTGAGAATTAATTAGCCCAATCTCCTTTTGGAGGTCCATTCTAGCTGAGTTGGCAGAATAGTAGATAAAATACAGGTATTAGTGGCTGCAGCAATAACGAAGTGGCTTTTAACATAGTTAGTATGTTTCTTGCAGGAATCATAAAAGGGGTGCCGAGTGTGAAGTATCTTTCTTAGTTTATGAAGAAACTGATAGCGATAATGTGCTAGGCACCACTAACCCATTGATGTTCTGATTTAGATGCTGCTAATGTTTGTTGCATGGCCATGGCCGTAAAAATTCTTACTGTCCAAGGATTCTCTACTCTATGGCATAATATCCTccctaatttattttctttgacATGCAAAAAGAATTCATTGGTTTCCCCTTGAGGAGCTTGCTCTTGCTTTTGTAGACTTTGAACTTTCATGTTATGTTCTTGGTGCAGCAATTCCTGGAACATATCTAATGAGTTCATAATCTCCTTTATCTGTCACTACAGGTATATCTCCAGACCGGGAATCTGTGGAGTCTGGCGCAAAAAAATCCAGTATATCTTCAGGTGGCAGGGTTCATGATCGGAAAGAGTTTCTCCATAGGTTTGTAGATAGTGAAAGCCTGACCGAAAACCTTAAAACGTGGTATGAAGAAACAATAGAAAATTCAACTCATAAGGAACCCTCATTTGATGTCCCTTTTGAGTTGATAGATCTTCAAAAGTTCGATTATGCTTTGGGAGGAGTTCCATTTCAGCAGCTGATTCGTATGCCTAGTGCTGTTTATGCCTCGACTTCTGGTGCTGCGGAAGCAACTGCTTATCTTGCTCTGGAGGATTTTTTACATGCAAGTGTGAAAGGTTTGTGGGAGGCATTTTGGGGTCAGGATGAAACTTTGCCTTTCTATGTTTCTTGCGTCTATAATTCAAACCTGAGATTTTATCAGGCTGAGAAAGCCATTTCGAAAGGGAGGCTAGGAGGTCTTTGTGCCACAGCTGTAATGCTAAAAAATCCAAGGCATCCACAAGGGAAGTGGGATGATATTCTGGAACTTGCTATTCTAAGGTCTGATATTGGAAACCTTGCTACAGTAGAGAATGACTGTAAACCTTGTCTCTCAATTTTAGGCGAAGCTTTATTCTTTGCTCTAAGAGTATTGGTTGCAAGAAGCATCAGCAGATCCAATATTCCTCTCAGTTTGAATTCAGTTTTTGTTCTTTTAGTTGACACTCAATATGGTGGAGTCCTAAAAGTTGAAGGAGATATAAGCAAGTTGGAAATGGATTTGAATGATGTATATGGTTGTGCTGCTGAATGGATAAAGAATAATGCTTTAATTACCATTTCTCCCATCGATAGGATCTGGAACAAGCTTGGAAATGCTAATTGGGGGGATATTGGGGCTTTACAGGCACTTTATGCGACCTTCCACTCAATCACACAATATGCTGGAATGTCAAAGAATTCAATTGAAGATTTGGCTGCGGACCACAGTGCTCGGCTTCAGGCAAGAAGAATTGAAAGACAATTGGGGGATAGCTGGGTGAATGGAAATGGTTTGTTTCGCTACCAGCAGCGTAGTGCTTCACCTGAAATTGTTGAAGTACATGAAGAGTCATTCAGGCTAGAACCTGACAAGTCCATGAAGCTGGAAATCGGTTCTGTTGTGCTGATAGAAGATTCAAACTGGAAGAAGGATTATCAGATAAATGAAGTCCTAACAGATGGAGAAATTCCGTATTATATTGCATCTTCTGTCGAAGATCCTGGTACgatttcatttttatatgttGGTTCACATCCTTCTCTGCTGGAACCAGCGTGGGAAGACATGAAGCTGTGGTATCAAGTTCAGAGGCAGACAAAGGTATTGGGCGTTATGAAGCAAAAAGAGTTGTCTAGCAAGTATCTACCTCAGTTGGATGCATCTGGGCGGATAATTCACCCTGGCCAATGCAGGAGACCAAGCTCGGGAGGTAACTGTGATCGTCAATGGTGTGGAACTCCAGTTTTAGTGACTAGTCCAGTGGGCAGAACAGTTGCTGATTTGGTGAGACTTGGCCAATTTGGTAGTGATGAGGCTATTAGATGTTGCCATGACTGCTTATCTGCCCTTTCTGCTGCTGCCTCAGCTGGCATTCGGCACGGCGATATCAGGCCTGAGaatgttatttttgttaattctGGTGTGAGGCAGCCTTATTTCGTTCTCATTGGTTGGGGACATGCTATTTTAGAAGAGAGGGATCGTCCTGCAATGAATTTACATTTCTCCTCTACCTATGCCCTTCAAGAAGGGAAACTGTGCTCAGCCTCTGATGCAGAGAGTCTGGTGTACATGCTTTACTTCTCTTCTGGTAGTAACATGCCTAATTTGGATTCGGTTGAAGGGGCACTGCAGTGGAGAGAAACCTCTTGGTCAAAAAGGTTGATCCAACAGAAGCTAGGAGATATTTCTGCTGTCTTGAAAGCATTCGCAGATTATGTTGACAGCCTCTGTGGAACGCCATAtcctatgaattttgatatctGGCTCACAAGGTTAAAGAGACATATTCCTGAGGAAGATCATGGAAAGCAGATTGATACCTCGAGTTAGAGATTTTGTTTTCAGCTATGGAAGGAAGCCTTGCAGCACGAATACTTTGTGTCTCTTGACAGTCTTACAAGATCTCCAGGAGTATAGGAAGATGGATCCCTTCAATTAGTAGGTCCTCAATGCTGGGCAGGAGTTCACGTAGGCGTCTACCAACTTGAACATTAAATCAACCTGTGCTTCCTGCATCTTTTAGAAACTTGAAGTTTAACAGTTAATGGTCCCTGGAGCATGCGGTGCTCATTATCCAGCTTTTGCATTTGTGAACAGTTACAGaggtgtttttcttttttttcttgtgtcAAATGTGATTATTTGTTGTAAAGACAGGAACTTGCTGAGATTTCCCTGAGTGAGATATGTGTGGTTGTTTACTTTACAGACTTTTAGGAGTAGGACACTGTTTAGTATATTATTCCTACATCTGTACATGGAATATCAATTTCTGTGCTTCATGAATATTCCTGGTGTAGTTGAATTATGTTGCTTACTGAGTAATTTCTTTGTATGGAAACTTACATGTAGATATCGTTTGGATGACTTGTTCGTTTAGCTCAATGCATTCAACAACATgtaaaatagtttttcaaaCCACAAAATCAGTAAACTTGAACTTTATTTCATGATCATTCTTTCTGTTTAACAGTTAACTTTATCTGAAATCTCAAACCATTTCATACTTATAAAAATACCATCTTAAAACTACCTTGTTTTGCTTTTATCTCAATTTGTTCATGATGACACATTAaacgtaaaaataaaataaatattctacCTGTTTAAATTGAAACATCAAACTCACACCCGTAATATTACAACATTATAGAAGCTTAGCTCTAATGACCCAACCCTCAGGAGGCAGTTTCACCCTAATCGAAAGTTCTGATATCGCATTTAAAGATCATAAAGAgtcaaaaaaattgtaagtGGCGTTAGTTATTGTGATGCTCAAACCTTTAGGATGCATGTGGCAAACaatattatcttaataaattcTAATCATTACTACCTTTGTACGTTTTCAAATAATAATGACAAGAATGAACAACTTTATTATTTGATAATCGCAAGTTTTGAAAGAAACTAACTCTATGTTTATCATCATTTCTTGTATCTCTTTGTTTCTCGTAATATATGGTAGGTATGAAAGtgaaatgaagtaaaatccaacTGAGAAGGGGAGACCGTTTAACATTCTTTATAGACCAAagatcactacaagaaaattaacaacaaaaatCAGATTCATCGTTTTAAAATGCAAACTAATACTCTGGATTTTCAAACTTGGGAGTTGTAAAGCTTACAGTTCAGAATTACAAGATACTATAAATCGctttcatcatcaacattgaTCATCATAGTGGTGGCAAATCCCGTTAACAACCAATCTTATCTGAACCCTTAATCGGCATCCATCTCCTCAAGTGCAGCTTTAGCTGCAGCCTTTGCTTCCTCTAAAAGATTATCAGGAACCTACAAACAATAACATCAGTATTTTATAGTAACAACACCTTTGTGTCAGTCAAACTAcccttaaaaaaatgaaagaataaaaGGGAATAGGTGACTTTATAGAAGGATATACTGATTTACCTTCTGATGTTGGCGGTTAGACTCATCACATACCCAGctcatttcaagttcaaatgccTTGTCCTTTGCCTCATCATGTACTCCATAAATTCTGCTTGCAAACAAAACATGTTGTCAAAACACTGAAGGAGAAAGTATTTTACCACTAAGCATTGaaccaaaaaaatttgaagagttaaatTTTAGTAGTTGATGGAATCAGCGAAAACCCTTTAGGATGGTCAACCCATCTCCGAGAATGACTCTCGTATGGACTACAGTTCTTCAAACGAAGTTTATTGTATAGACATTGTTCAACTTGAGGAAACATGCAGAAAGCATAAATTGACGccttaatcttttgaaaatataaaccACAGATACCAGAAATAAAAACATGTCTTCCAGACTACGAGATggaatacaaatacaatttcagGCAGAACTAAGATTATTCTACATAGATCACAATGACACATTTTCAAATCAAAGCTAAAGTGGTGGAACCACAGGGGAATATGTACAGTAATCGAAGGTCAAAGAGCAACAAACATGCTTAAGCTTAACTTGATTTGGAGGTAGTTCTCAGTGTCAAAAGACATAAATAATCATCTGTTGACAATCAGATCAAATTGATAAATACAATAATGTTGCAAATGATGAAGTTCAATTGGAACAATTACTTACATTTTAGCTACCTCAATAATCCCTTGTCGACAGGTCATTTCAGATAACTTTAACTTCTCAATTTCTCTGCATATCACACAAGTATTATGTCACATAGCATAAAGAAAATATAGTGCAAAGCAAGCCAAAagaataacaaattaaaatgctAGATTACATATAAGGGAACACTTGATTGGATGACCTTATCACCATTTTTACTTCTCGACTCGGACTGCATAATGAACTACTCCCTATGTCCTGGGTTATTACTCGTATGCCTATACCACTAGATCATCCCCATAGGACTGATTAAATGCACGTCTTTTATGCAGAGTAGACAAGTACTGTGTGAAAGCTTATGGCACCAATCAAAAGATGCTGGAGGTAAATCACTATCTCAAACTTTCATGCCAGAGAGAAGAATATAAGACAATCGGCTTGTCCTTGCTGTAGCAGTTGATAATTCAATCCACACAATTTGTTTGTAGAAGTCAAATCTCAATCAAGATCTAAATAAGCTAACTAATGGTGTAACTCACACTTACTGATACACTTAAATAGTTTGGATACGTGCTGTCAATTGTCATTGACAATAATATGCTGGATTTCTATTTTTGAAAACCGCAGACCTATTGGCAAAGTTGGAGAATAAAAACCCAACCACCACACAATGCAGGATCGTAGGAAAAACACATCAATGTACTAAAGTGTTTTGTGTTGAAGTGTAGGAATATCATTCTACATAACCTACTATATGAATGTGATTTACAGTTCTTGAGTTAttagtaatttaattttgagaattaaCAGTCAACACAAATTTCATCAGTCATCACAAGAAATATATGAAGATTTGAATCTGGAAATTCAGATGTCGGGAACAGAACTACACACTTACGTTTTAGCAGCTTGCCTTCCCTTTCCAATAGCAGCACCGAAGTACCTCTACAACATATGCAAAGTATAATcacatattaaataaagaaaatgtaatAGGACCAGATCATAGCAAGGAAATAAAACATaaactgttttttttatttttggggatAACTGATAAGtagaaaataaatcataaattgtTATCGGAATTTAAGAGTAGAGTCCAGTGGAGCAAATATCTCTTGTAATTGAGAAAACAACTCAACTCACATAGGAGACACCAGAAGGCTCAACCAGGTATAGTTGAGGTCCATCTCTATCATACCCTCCAAGAATCACCCCACATCCAAAAGGCCTGTAGCAAGTACACCAAAAGTttcacatataaaaaaaaaaaaattaaaaaaagaaatttctttgataagttttataaataaaa
Proteins encoded in this window:
- the LOC125865418 gene encoding uncharacterized protein LOC125865418, with the protein product MEGISPDRESVESGAKKSSISSGGRVHDRKEFLHRFVDSESLTENLKTWYEETIENSTHKEPSFDVPFELIDLQKFDYALGGVPFQQLIRMPSAVYASTSGAAEATAYLALEDFLHASVKGLWEAFWGQDETLPFYVSCVYNSNLRFYQAEKAISKGRLGGLCATAVMLKNPRHPQGKWDDILELAILRSDIGNLATVENDCKPCLSILGEALFFALRVLVARSISRSNIPLSLNSVFVLLVDTQYGGVLKVEGDISKLEMDLNDVYGCAAEWIKNNALITISPIDRIWNKLGNANWGDIGALQALYATFHSITQYAGMSKNSIEDLAADHSARLQARRIERQLGDSWVNGNGLFRYQQRSASPEIVEVHEESFRLEPDKSMKLEIGSVVLIEDSNWKKDYQINEVLTDGEIPYYIASSVEDPGTISFLYVGSHPSLLEPAWEDMKLWYQVQRQTKVLGVMKQKELSSKYLPQLDASGRIIHPGQCRRPSSGGNCDRQWCGTPVLVTSPVGRTVADLVRLGQFGSDEAIRCCHDCLSALSAAASAGIRHGDIRPENVIFVNSGVRQPYFVLIGWGHAILEERDRPAMNLHFSSTYALQEGKLCSASDAESLVYMLYFSSGSNMPNLDSVEGALQWRETSWSKRLIQQKLGDISAVLKAFADYVDSLCGTPYPMNFDIWLTRLKRHIPEEDHGKQIDTSS